The following nucleotide sequence is from Thermodesulfobacteriota bacterium.
CCCCAGTTAAAAGGAGAGAGCCTTGATATTCCCAATCTCCAATTTTTATCTGAACCTCAAATCCTTTAAATCCGATAGCTTCCTGTACAGATCCTAGTAGATAGCCGAACTGCCCTCTAAGGAGTTTCAAATTTTTAAATCTATGCGCAACAGCACCGTCTAATCCTATGCCGAGACCGTTTATAAAATATCTATCGCCCAGTTTGCCTACGTCAACTTGGTTTTGTCTGCCCGAAAAAACGGTTTCCACCGCCTGTTTTATATCAAGCGGTATTGATGCCGACTTTGGAAAATCATTGCCGCTTCCAGAGGGTATAATTCCAAATATTACATCACTCTCGATTTGCCCCTCCGCTGTCATAAGACCATTTACAATTTCATGGGATGTACCGTCTCCACCAACAGAAATAATATGGGTGTACCCTTCATCTACCGCCTGTCTTGCAAATCTCTTTGCTTGCCCGGGTTTAGAAGTAAACTGAAGATCGTACTTAATCTCTTTATCTGATAAATATTCTCTAATAAGTTCAGATGCGCTGTTAGATCTTCCGTGGCCGGCAGTAGGATTTACGATAAATATGTAATTTGGCTCTTTCAATATTTCCTCTTTGCTGTAAAATTCCCTACAGTTTACCACAGCAGATTTTTTTTGTGGTATAACTTTATTGGTCGCAAATACTTGATAAACACAATATTTTATGTTAAATATCTTCGTTTATTTATAACTGGTCTGACAATAACAGGAGGCTTTTTTAATGGCAGAAGAAACACAACAGTCTGAGGCGGCAAACGAAGCAATAAGCATGAAGCAGCTTCTAGAAGCCGGCGTTCATTTTGGTCACCAGATTAGTCACTGGAACCCAAAAATGAAGGACTATATATTTGGAAGCAGAAATGGTATTCACATAATAGATCTGCAGCAAACAGTTGGTCTATTTAAAAGCGCTTATAACTTCGTAAGAGACGTTGTTGCAGAAGGCGGAGAAGTCCTATTCGTGGGCACTAAAAAGCAGGCTCAGGGAATAATTGCCGAAGAGACTGAAAAATCCGGCATGCCTTATATCAACACACGCTGGCTGGGCGGAACTCTTACTAATTTCCCAACGATTAGAGCTAGAGTTGATTACTTGCTTGAGCTCAAAAAGCTTGAAGAAGAAGGTCACATGGACCATCTTCCTAAAAAAGAGGTTAAAAACCTAAGACGTGAAATGCAAAAGTTAGAGCACCTACTTGGCGGAATCGTTAATATGAAGAGTATTCCTCAGGCTCTATACATTGTAGATACTAGAAAAGAACACATCGCGGTAAACGAAGCAAGAAAATTAGGTATACCAATAGTCGGAGTCGTTGACACTAACTCAAACCCGGATGATGCGGATTTAATTATTCCCAGCAATGACGATGCAATAAGGGCGATTAAGCTTTTCACATCTAGAATCTCTGATGCCTGCGTGGAAGGAAGACACATTTATGAGCAGAAACTTCAGGCAGGTGAAGTAGAGGTTAAAGAAGAAGAATCAAATGTAGTAGTTGAAAGAAAGGTATTTGTCTTTAAGGAATTCGGCGAAGAAGGCGATCAGGAAGCCACAACTTCAGTTGCAGTATCTGAATCTGCACCTGGTGAGTCGCCTCAGCCAACTGAACAGCCAGTTGAAATTCCTGCAGAGAAACAGGCTACTGAACAAACTCAAGCACCATCAGAAACTGCAGCTCCAGCAGAGCCAACACCACAAGAACCCGCTCAAAGCGAACCAGAATCACAAGAGCCTGCACAGACTGAAGCAGAAACCGAGAAGGAGGATTAGAATTACAATGGCCGAAATAACAGCACAAATGGTCAAAGATCTTAGGGATTCAACCGGAGCCCCATTTATTGACTGTAAAAAAGCACTTGAAGAAGTATCAGGAGATATGGACAAAGCCCTTGATATATTAAAAATCAGAGGCGTAGCAAAAGCGTCTAAGAAAGTAGGCAGAGACACCCCTGAAGGGACAGTAATGTCATATATACATGCCGGCGGCAAGATTGGAGTAATGGTTGAAATCAATTGTGAGACCGACTTTGTAGCAAGAAATGAGGAGTTTCAAGAATTCGCAAGAGAAGTAGCTATGCAGATAGCTGCTGCCAATCCGATATATGTAAGCAAAGAAGATGTTCCTGAAACAGACCTTGAAAAGGAAAAAGAAGTTATGAAAGCACAGGTAATTGAGTCCGGAAAACCTGCTGACATAGCTGACAAGATTGTTGAGGGCAAAATTGAAAAATATTATGAAGAAGTTTGCCTTCTTAATCAGACCTACATTAGAGATACCAAATTAAAAATTGACGACATTCTACAAGCATTAATCGCTAAAATTGGCGAGAATATTAAAGTCAGAAGATTCGTCAGGTTTCAATTAGGAGAGCCTTTAGATTAAAATATAACTATGTCATCCTCTAATACTTCTTCAGAGAAAGAACCAGCATATAGAAAAGTACTTCTAAAATTAAGCGGGGAAGCTCTTCAAGGAGAACAAGGGTATGGCATTAGTTCACAAACCTTAGAAACAATCTCAAACGAGATTGCCGAAGTTAGCAGACTTAATATACAGATAGCCATAGTAATCGGCGGCGGCAACATTTTCAGAGGGGTTGCAGGATCGTCTGAAGGAATTGACCGTTCAACCGGCGACTATATGGGCATGCTGGCAACTGTAATGAATGCACTCGCGCTTCAGGACTCACTTGAAAAAAAAGGTGTTCACACCAGAGTTCAGACCGCACTTAACATTGAGAGGGTGGCGGAACCATATATTAGACGAAGGGCAGTAAGACACTTAGAGAAAGGAAGAGTTGTAATTTTTGCCGCCGGAACCGGGAATCCTTTTTTTACAACTGATACTGCTGCAACTCTTAGAGCTCTTGAGATAGGGGCTGATTTAATTCTAAAAGCTACCAAAGTTGACGGGGTATATGACAAAGACCCGATGCAATATGATGACGCGGTAAAATACTCTAAACTTACCTACATGGAAGTATTAAAAAACGAGCTCAAGATCATGGATGCGACAGCTATTTCTTTGTGTATGCAGGGTAGCATTCCTATAATTGTATTTAATTTATTTGAAACTGGTAATATAAAAAATGTTATAATGGGACAAGAAATAGGAACAATTGTAAGGAGTGATAACGATGTGTGACAACATGCTAAACGATATTATTGACGATACTGAGCAAAGGATGAATAAGACCTTATCTGCATTTAACTCAGAGCTTACTAAGATCAGAACAGGTAGAGCTTCGTCAGCTCTTGTGGATCACATAATCGTTGATTATTACGGAGCTGAGACTCCGATAAACCAAATGGCTACAGTTTCTGTACCAGAGTCTAGAACAATATTGATACAACCTTGGGATGCAACTGCTGTAGGAGAAGTTGAAAAAGCACTTATGAAATCTGAATTAGGCATTAATCCCTCAAACGATGGTAAGGTGATTAGGCTTAATATTCCAGCGCTCACAGAAGATAGGAGAAAGGAGTTAGTCAAATATGTGGCCAAGGTAGCTGAGGACTTTAGGGTTTCAATCAGGCAAACGCGTCATGATGTTAATCATTTTGTAAAATCTCTTGAGAAAGAAGAGGGAATTCCAGAGGACAGAGTTAAAAAGAATCTTGATAACGTGCAGAAGTTAACTGATAAGTTCATAAAAGACATAAACGAAATGCTTGAGAAAAAAGAAAAGGAAATTCTTGAAGTCTAAACAACTTAAGCTTCTATTTTATTAATCCCGCCCATATACGGAACTAGCACATCAGGAATCACGATACTTCCGTCTTCCTGCTGATTATTCTCTAATATCCCAATCACAGTTCTGCCCACTGCTAGCCCAGAGCCGTTTAGTGTGTGTGCAAATCTGGTCTTTCCGCCTTCATTAGGCCGATATCTAATTGACGCCCTTCTAGCTTGGAAATCCTCAAAGTTACTGCAAGAGGATATCTCTCTGTAGGTATTCTCACTTGGCACCCAAACCTCTAAATCGTAAGTCTTGGCTGATGAAAACCCCATATCACCTGTGCATAAGATAACTACTCTATACGGAAGCCCTAGGAGCTGCAGAATCTTCTCCGCATTCTCAGTTAGGGATTCGTGTTCCTCGTATGAGCTTTCGGGACTTGAAAATTTAACTAATTCGACCTTGTTAAACTGATGCTGACGAATAATTCCTCTTACGTCCTTACCGTATGAGCCTGCCTCACTTCTAAAACAAGGTGTGTAGGCGACATATTTAATTGGAAGCTCACTCTCTTTTAAAATCTCATCACGGTGAATGTTAGTGACCGGAACTTCAGCTGTGGGTATTAGGTAATAATTCGTATCTTTAATCTTAAATAAATCCTCTTCAAATTTAGGAAGGTTCCCGGTTGCGATAAAGCTGTCGGTGTTTGCCATAAAAGGAGGCAGCACCTCTTTGTATCCATGCTCACTCGTATGAACATCTAGCATAAAGTTTATAAGTGCCCGCTCAAGTCTCGCTCCAAGGCCCTTATATAGCGCAAACCTTGCGCCGGTTATCTTGGCCGCTCTGTCTAGATCTAAAATATCTAAAGCGCTGCCTAATTCGATGTGGTCTTTAGGCTGAAAATCAAACTCTCTAAGAGCTCCCCATTTTCTTATCTCTAAATTGTCCTCATCGCTTTTCCCTTCTGGAACACTATCATTAGGCAGGTTAGGTATGGTCAGCATAAAAGCACGAAACTCATCTTCTGCTTTTGATCTTAGCTCACCTAGATCCTTGATCTTAGATGAGAGTTCTTTCATCTCTTCCTGAAGCGCTTTAGCTTCATCCTTTTTACCCTCCCTCATAAGCTCGCCCACTTTTTTAGAACCTACGTTTCTCTCACGCTCAAGCTCTTCAACTTTTTTAATAATTTCTTTACGCCCAAGATCGAGTGCCCTGAACTGGTCAAAATCTATCTGGGCACCTCTTGAGTCTAATTTGCGTTTCACATCAAGCATATTTTCTTCTATAAGTTTTGAATCAATCATTAAGATTTATCCTTTTTGGAATCCGTACTATGTTAAGCACTTATTTTGGCTTTTAATCTATCATCAGCAATTTCTCTTTTCAAATTAGTGCTGTAAAATAATATAAGGAGATTTTAAATAATGTCGCTTGGAAAAGGTATTGAACTCACCTACATGGGTCATTCGACCTTTAAAATCAAATCTGTAGAAGGGAAAATCATCATAGTAGACCCGTGGGTTTACGGAAACCCTATATGCCCTGAAAAACTCAAAAAGATCGACAAAGTAGACATACTAGCTGTTACACATGCCCATTTTGAACACATTGGTGACAGTGTTAAACTCGGCCATGAACATAAACCTAAAGTGGTGGGTATACATGAGATATGCGTATGG
It contains:
- a CDS encoding diacylglycerol kinase family protein, with product MKEPNYIFIVNPTAGHGRSNSASELIREYLSDKEIKYDLQFTSKPGQAKRFARQAVDEGYTHIISVGGDGTSHEIVNGLMTAEGQIESDVIFGIIPSGSGNDFPKSASIPLDIKQAVETVFSGRQNQVDVGKLGDRYFINGLGIGLDGAVAHRFKNLKLLRGQFGYLLGSVQEAIGFKGFEVQIKIGDWEYQGSLLLTGASNGLYQGGKFKLAPDAKIDDRLLDFHVIKNMSIANRLIKIPKVLEGSHSGLDEVDIKTGTKMEIRLDQTVPAHTDGEPFYMEEGVHSVEILPGALNIMCA
- the tsf gene encoding translation elongation factor Ts, with the protein product MAEITAQMVKDLRDSTGAPFIDCKKALEEVSGDMDKALDILKIRGVAKASKKVGRDTPEGTVMSYIHAGGKIGVMVEINCETDFVARNEEFQEFAREVAMQIAAANPIYVSKEDVPETDLEKEKEVMKAQVIESGKPADIADKIVEGKIEKYYEEVCLLNQTYIRDTKLKIDDILQALIAKIGENIKVRRFVRFQLGEPLD
- the pyrH gene encoding UMP kinase gives rise to the protein MSSSNTSSEKEPAYRKVLLKLSGEALQGEQGYGISSQTLETISNEIAEVSRLNIQIAIVIGGGNIFRGVAGSSEGIDRSTGDYMGMLATVMNALALQDSLEKKGVHTRVQTALNIERVAEPYIRRRAVRHLEKGRVVIFAAGTGNPFFTTDTAATLRALEIGADLILKATKVDGVYDKDPMQYDDAVKYSKLTYMEVLKNELKIMDATAISLCMQGSIPIIVFNLFETGNIKNVIMGQEIGTIVRSDNDV
- the frr gene encoding ribosome recycling factor, producing the protein MLNDIIDDTEQRMNKTLSAFNSELTKIRTGRASSALVDHIIVDYYGAETPINQMATVSVPESRTILIQPWDATAVGEVEKALMKSELGINPSNDGKVIRLNIPALTEDRRKELVKYVAKVAEDFRVSIRQTRHDVNHFVKSLEKEEGIPEDRVKKNLDNVQKLTDKFIKDINEMLEKKEKEILEV
- the serS gene encoding serine--tRNA ligase — translated: MIDSKLIEENMLDVKRKLDSRGAQIDFDQFRALDLGRKEIIKKVEELERERNVGSKKVGELMREGKKDEAKALQEEMKELSSKIKDLGELRSKAEDEFRAFMLTIPNLPNDSVPEGKSDEDNLEIRKWGALREFDFQPKDHIELGSALDILDLDRAAKITGARFALYKGLGARLERALINFMLDVHTSEHGYKEVLPPFMANTDSFIATGNLPKFEEDLFKIKDTNYYLIPTAEVPVTNIHRDEILKESELPIKYVAYTPCFRSEAGSYGKDVRGIIRQHQFNKVELVKFSSPESSYEEHESLTENAEKILQLLGLPYRVVILCTGDMGFSSAKTYDLEVWVPSENTYREISSCSNFEDFQARRASIRYRPNEGGKTRFAHTLNGSGLAVGRTVIGILENNQQEDGSIVIPDVLVPYMGGINKIEA